One Euwallacea similis isolate ESF13 chromosome 16, ESF131.1, whole genome shotgun sequence DNA segment encodes these proteins:
- the LOC136413947 gene encoding histone-lysine N-methyltransferase SETMAR-like → MPHSTANNFTRNLYLDLTFLCGKGTFFLFRSEFKVLKIIENFYFYKNFCAAMQNSEIRVLMKYEFHRGTTTAQTARNINDVFGTEVTSQQTVSRWFMKFRSGNFDLTNEPRGRPETQVDNDYLKAVVEANPCQSASELSLIFSVTKKTILTHLAEIGKVKKLDKWVPHELSDIQKERRLEACVSLLCRYNNDPFLNRIVTCDEKWILYDNTRRSSQWLDQDEPPKHCAKKNLHQKKLMVSVWWSNAGVIHHSFMKPGESITADVYCRQLTEMMRQLTVKQPRLVNRSAPLLLHDNARPHTAQVTLAKLQELELETLRHPPYSSDLAPTDYHFFQNLDNFLVGKTFNSDEAVKAAFQEFIDSRPAGFYSRGINELPVKWQKCIDNGGAYFD, encoded by the coding sequence atgccacattcaactgcgaataacttcactcgaaatctatatttggacttgacttttttatgtggaaaaggcacattcttcctctttcgatcagagtttaaagtgttaaaaattattgaaaacttttatttttataaaaatttttgtgcagccatgcaaaatagtgaaattcgtgtgttaatgaaatatgagttccaccgtggaaccacaacagctcagacggctcgcaatattaatgatgtgtttggtactgaagtcacttcacagcaaacagtatctcgttggttcatgaaatttcgttctggcaattttgacctaacaaatgaaccacgtggacgacctgaaactcaagtggataacgattatctgaaagccgtggtggaagcgaatccatgtcaaagtgcaagcgaattatcgttaatattcagtgtaaccaaaaaaacaatattgactcatttggctgaaattggtaaggtgaaaaagctggacaagtgggtaccgcatgagttgagcgacatacagaaagaacgacgtctcgaagcttgtgtttctttgttgtgccggtataataacgatccatttttgaatcgaattgttacttgtgatgagaaatggatcctatatgacaataccagacgttcatcgcagtggttggatcaagatgaaccaccaaaacattgtgcgaaaaaaaatcttcatcaaaagaagcttatggtgtccgtttggtggtccaacgcaggtgtcatccatcacagcttcatgaaacctggtgaatcgattacggctgatgtctactgccgacaactgaccgaaatgatgaggcaactgacggttaagcagccaagattagtcaatcgaagcgcaccgctattgttgcacgacaacgctcggccacacaccgcacaagtcaccttggccaagctacaggagttggaattggaaactcttcgtcatccaccgtattcatccgacttagcacccactgattaccacttctttcaaaatttggataacttcttggtagggaaaacattcaactccgacgaggctgtcaaagctgccttccaagagtttatcgactctcggcctgcaggcttttacagcaggggaatcaatgaacttcccgttaaatggcagaagtgtattgataatggtggtgcatatttcgattga
- the LOC136414069 gene encoding achaete-scute homolog 1a-like has translation MALAMTLGQKNNMYNVIQHSIPQANCVIVSQPQKHTVIASGKRPLAPAPERSSVLVTNNNNDMRCKRKIQFMPYGAPPVQQPASVARRNARERNRVKQVNNGFATLRSHIPQSVCQTLSPQPTGGRGASKKLSKVETLRLAVEYIRSLQQMIDDHETEMGISNPGEHQSLNEQRYYTSSPDSSQIYQSSSYPILLPTPSCSEASASPTPSHSSEGSFSASSTFTNALYHHTENYENYDPKSPEDEELLDAIFSWQQE, from the coding sequence ATGGCTCTTGCAATGACCCTAGGTCAAAAGAACAACATGTATAACGTAATCCAGCATTCCATTCCTCAAGCGAATTGTGTGATCGTGTCGCAACCTCAAAAGCATACGGTGATCGCCTCGGGGAAGAGGCCTCTGGCTCCGGCTCCGGAAAGAAGTTCCGTTCTAGTGACCAATAACAACAATGACATGCGTTGCAAGAGGAAGATCCAGTTCATGCCCTATGGAGCTCCGCCTGTGCAGCAACCCGCCTCTGTAGCCAGGAGAAACGCCAGGGAAAGAAACCGTGTCAAGCAAGTCAACAATGGTTTCGCCACTCTAAGATCGCACATCCCTCAAAGTGTATGCCAAACCCTAAGTCCACAGCCCACTGGCGGTAGAGGGGCCTCCAAGAAACTTTCAAAAGTTGAAACTTTGAGGCTGGCAGTAGAGTATATCAGAAGCTTACAACAAATGATTGATGACCATGAGACTGAAATGGGAATCAGCAATCCTGGGGAGCATCAATCGTTGAACGAGCAACGCTATTACACCAGCTCCCCGGATTCTAGCCAGATCTACCAAAGTTCCTCCTATCCTATTCTGTTGCCAACCCCGTCTTGCTCAGAAGCCTCGGCATCGCCCACTCCCTCCCACAGCTCTGAAGGCTCCTTCTCAGCTTCATCTACCTTCACGAACGCTCTGTATCACCATACAGAGAACTACGAAAATTACGATCCAAAAAGTCCTGAGGACGAAGAGTTGTTAGATGCGATATTCTCTTGGCAGCAAGAATAA